The following proteins are encoded in a genomic region of Maribacter hydrothermalis:
- a CDS encoding class I SAM-dependent methyltransferase: MSNINSYIKTKDYLVTKEEFNLVYDAENDMLITKPQPSELSKYYDPENYISHNDQGSTLIEKVYQKVKTYTLNKKVKLINRYSNLDKTILDIGCGTGEFLIYAKNKNWDTYGIEINNGARKKAEEKKIRTTEKLEDISNKKFNVITLWHVLEHLPNLEKQIKKIESLLTKNGTLIIAVPNYKSYDALYYKEHWAAYDTPRHLWHFSQKSISNIFQKNHFTVVETLPMHFDSYYVSLLSEKYKNGKTNYIKAIYRGWLSNMRAKSTGEYSSLIYILQKQ; encoded by the coding sequence ATGTCTAATATTAATTCATATATCAAAACCAAAGACTATCTAGTTACAAAAGAAGAATTCAACCTTGTATACGATGCAGAGAACGACATGCTTATTACTAAACCACAACCTTCTGAATTATCTAAATATTACGATCCAGAAAATTACATTTCGCATAACGACCAAGGTTCTACTTTAATCGAAAAGGTTTACCAAAAAGTAAAAACATATACGCTAAATAAAAAGGTAAAACTCATCAATAGATATTCTAACCTGGATAAAACTATATTGGATATCGGTTGTGGAACAGGAGAATTTTTAATCTATGCTAAGAATAAAAATTGGGATACTTACGGTATAGAAATAAATAATGGAGCTCGAAAAAAAGCAGAAGAAAAAAAAATAAGAACTACTGAAAAATTAGAAGATATTTCTAATAAAAAATTTAATGTAATTACACTTTGGCACGTACTTGAACATTTACCCAATTTGGAAAAACAAATAAAAAAAATTGAATCGCTTCTAACTAAAAATGGTACATTAATAATAGCCGTCCCAAATTATAAATCTTACGACGCACTATACTATAAAGAACATTGGGCTGCATACGACACCCCCAGACATCTTTGGCATTTCTCACAGAAATCAATTTCCAACATATTTCAAAAAAATCACTTTACGGTTGTGGAAACCTTACCCATGCATTTTGATTCCTATTATGTTTCCCTATTATCAGAAAAATATAAAAATGGAAAAACAAACTATATAAAAGCAATTTATAGAGGTTGGCTTTCAAATATGCGTGCAAAATCTACTGGAGAATATTCTTCTCTAATATATATCCTCCAAAAACAGTAA
- the rnr gene encoding ribonuclease R has protein sequence MSKRNKKAKNHRKNEITRGIFTVLEKEPSKSFNYKQIAAKIDITSAEDRNLLIKRLTELNEKKRIQQVDRGQYKVLENTKSYHEGTVDLTGKGNAYIVVEGMDDDIFIPSNKINKAFHKDKVEVYIYPRSKSKKLEGEIVKVIERYKTTFVGIVDMQKTFAFVRPTDFRMYTDIFVSIDKLNGAKNGEKVIVEITDWPDDVDSPFGKVTEVLGIPGEHDTEIHSILAEYGLPYSFPTEVQRFADDIDTSIKQEEILKRRDVRDVLTFTIDPKDAKDFDDALSFQVLDNGNYEIGIHIADVSHYLEKETILDDEAYERATSVYLVDRVVPMLPEVLSNNACSLRPNEEKYTFSAIFELDTNAIIKNQWFGRTVINSNERFAYEEAQYILETGKGNIPQEISIRESAYEVSNDVVHATLEMDRLAKIMREKRMDLGALSFDKVEVRFNLDENSEPIGVYFKESKDANKLIEEFMLLANRKVAEFIGKQKPKKTFVYRIHDDPDPDKLMALNGIVSKFGHKLDFKDKKSISSSLNQLLQDVKGKKEQNMVDTLTIRSMSKAVYTIDNIGHYGLAFDYYTHFTSPIRRYPDVMVHRLLQHYLDGGASAKEEEFQKKCKHSSDMEYLASSAERDSIKYMQIKFMQDHKDEEFRGVISGVTEWGIYVEIISNKCEGMIRIRDIKGDYYIFDEKQYAIIGERTKNKYQLGDEVTVMVKSTDLIKRHLDFVLIPDPNN, from the coding sequence ATGTCGAAAAGAAACAAGAAGGCGAAGAACCATAGAAAGAATGAAATAACAAGAGGAATTTTTACCGTTCTAGAAAAAGAACCAAGTAAGAGTTTTAATTATAAGCAAATAGCCGCCAAGATAGATATAACAAGTGCTGAAGATAGAAATCTTCTTATAAAAAGATTAACTGAATTAAATGAAAAGAAACGTATTCAGCAAGTTGATCGTGGGCAATATAAAGTTTTAGAAAATACAAAATCGTACCACGAAGGAACTGTAGATCTAACGGGAAAAGGCAATGCTTATATTGTTGTTGAAGGTATGGATGATGATATTTTTATTCCATCTAATAAAATAAACAAAGCTTTTCATAAAGATAAAGTTGAAGTTTATATATATCCTAGAAGTAAAAGTAAAAAGTTAGAAGGTGAAATAGTAAAAGTAATTGAACGGTATAAAACTACTTTTGTAGGTATTGTGGATATGCAAAAAACATTTGCATTTGTACGACCAACAGACTTTAGAATGTACACCGATATTTTTGTTTCGATTGATAAATTAAATGGAGCTAAAAATGGTGAAAAGGTAATAGTGGAAATTACGGATTGGCCAGATGATGTTGATTCTCCTTTTGGTAAAGTAACAGAAGTACTTGGAATTCCAGGAGAACACGATACAGAAATACACTCTATTTTAGCAGAATATGGATTACCATATTCCTTCCCAACTGAAGTTCAGCGTTTTGCCGATGACATAGATACAAGTATTAAACAAGAAGAAATTCTTAAAAGAAGAGATGTAAGGGACGTCCTTACATTTACAATTGATCCTAAAGATGCTAAAGATTTTGATGACGCACTTTCTTTTCAAGTTTTAGATAATGGCAATTATGAAATAGGAATTCATATTGCCGATGTTTCGCATTATTTAGAAAAAGAAACCATATTGGATGATGAGGCCTATGAAAGGGCAACATCTGTATATTTGGTTGATAGGGTAGTTCCTATGTTGCCAGAAGTTTTATCAAATAATGCTTGTTCGTTAAGACCAAACGAAGAAAAATATACGTTTTCTGCTATTTTTGAGCTGGATACTAATGCAATAATTAAAAATCAGTGGTTTGGGCGTACTGTAATCAATTCTAATGAACGTTTTGCGTATGAAGAAGCTCAGTATATCTTAGAAACTGGTAAAGGTAACATACCGCAAGAAATATCTATTAGAGAATCTGCTTACGAGGTTTCCAATGATGTTGTTCATGCAACCTTGGAAATGGACCGCCTAGCAAAGATTATGCGTGAAAAGCGAATGGATTTAGGTGCATTATCTTTCGATAAAGTGGAAGTACGTTTCAATCTTGATGAAAATAGTGAACCGATAGGAGTTTATTTTAAAGAATCTAAAGATGCCAATAAGCTAATAGAAGAATTCATGCTTTTAGCTAATAGAAAAGTTGCTGAATTTATTGGTAAACAAAAACCTAAAAAGACTTTTGTTTACAGAATACATGATGATCCGGATCCAGATAAGTTAATGGCTTTAAATGGAATTGTATCTAAATTTGGACATAAATTGGATTTTAAGGATAAAAAATCTATCAGTTCATCTTTAAATCAACTTTTGCAAGATGTAAAAGGTAAAAAAGAACAGAATATGGTGGATACACTTACAATTCGCAGTATGAGTAAGGCAGTTTATACTATTGATAATATTGGCCATTATGGTTTAGCATTCGATTATTATACACATTTTACATCACCAATTAGAAGATATCCTGATGTTATGGTACATCGTTTATTGCAGCATTATCTAGATGGTGGAGCTTCCGCTAAAGAAGAAGAGTTCCAGAAAAAGTGTAAACATTCTTCAGATATGGAATATTTAGCTTCCAGTGCGGAACGTGATTCTATAAAGTATATGCAAATTAAATTTATGCAGGATCATAAAGATGAGGAATTTCGTGGGGTTATTAGTGGTGTTACAGAATGGGGAATTTATGTAGAAATTATTTCGAATAAATGTGAAGGTATGATTCGTATTCGTGACATAAAAGGAGATTATTATATATTTGATGAGAAGCAATATGCCATAATTGGAGAGCGTACCAAGAATAAATATCAGTTAGGTGATGAAGTTACTGTTATGGTAAAAAGCACTGATTTAATTAAAAGACATCTAGATTTTGTTTTGATTCCTGACCCTAATAATTAA
- a CDS encoding C40 family peptidase, with translation MKTTLYHKAYVLILILLNMSCGINIEEKNILVREVESVKKHFAPDKRTALFNIDVLSGSSNFTLVGESNLPNAVDSLKAVLHKKGIEVEDHIKILPSLDLKGKTKAVINISAANLRSNPKHSAELATQAILGTEVNVLKNDGDWYLIQTPDDYLAWVDSGGIQLMNEESLLQWTTSKKIIYTKTYGHAYNTIDEESIVSDLVAGNILKFLNEENGFYKVEFPDGRKAFVRKNEAEDYNTWLSNLDFEADSLIAISKTLIGVPYLWGGTSTKGVDCSGFTKTIYYLNGMVIPRDASQQVHAGKSIDSISDFSKLEKGDLLFFGRKATETTTEKVVHVGMWIGDNKFIHSSNMVRISSVDKNSPNFDEFNVGRYLRSKRILNMEDKNIINLKKRDTIKG, from the coding sequence ATGAAGACAACACTGTACCATAAAGCTTATGTATTGATTTTGATATTATTAAATATGTCCTGTGGCATCAATATTGAGGAAAAAAATATTCTGGTTCGGGAGGTAGAAAGTGTTAAAAAACACTTTGCTCCAGATAAACGGACAGCACTTTTTAATATAGATGTTTTATCTGGTTCTTCAAATTTTACATTAGTAGGCGAAAGTAATTTACCAAATGCTGTGGATTCTCTGAAAGCGGTTTTACATAAAAAAGGTATTGAGGTAGAAGACCATATTAAAATACTTCCATCATTGGATTTAAAGGGAAAAACAAAAGCAGTTATTAATATTTCAGCAGCTAATTTAAGAAGTAACCCAAAGCACTCTGCAGAGTTGGCAACACAAGCTATTCTTGGTACTGAAGTGAATGTTTTAAAAAATGATGGAGATTGGTATTTGATACAAACACCGGATGATTATTTAGCATGGGTAGATTCCGGTGGAATTCAGTTAATGAATGAGGAAAGTTTATTGCAATGGACAACTTCAAAAAAGATTATATATACTAAAACCTATGGTCATGCATATAATACTATAGATGAAGAAAGCATTGTTTCTGATTTAGTAGCTGGTAATATATTAAAGTTTTTAAATGAAGAAAATGGTTTTTATAAAGTTGAATTTCCTGATGGTAGAAAAGCTTTTGTACGTAAAAATGAAGCTGAAGATTATAATACATGGTTGTCTAATTTAGATTTTGAAGCTGATTCATTGATAGCAATCTCTAAAACATTAATTGGTGTTCCATATTTGTGGGGAGGCACGTCAACCAAAGGAGTAGACTGTAGTGGTTTTACCAAGACTATTTATTATTTAAATGGAATGGTCATACCACGTGATGCATCGCAACAAGTGCATGCCGGTAAATCTATAGACTCTATTTCAGATTTTAGTAAGTTAGAAAAGGGGGATTTGTTGTTTTTTGGACGAAAAGCTACCGAAACTACCACAGAAAAAGTGGTACATGTTGGTATGTGGATTGGGGATAATAAATTTATACATTCGTCGAATATGGTACGGATAAGTAGTGTAGATAAAAATTCTCCGAACTTTGATGAATTTAATGTTGGCCGCTATTTGAGGTCGAAAAGAATACTTAATATGGAGGATAAAAATATTATTAATCTTAAAAAACGAGATACTATTAAGGGTTAG
- a CDS encoding head GIN domain-containing protein, with protein sequence MKQVVVFMFLLNCVLAISQDNKITQNLDSFKELKGFDGLSINLIKSTENKAIISGENTGKVAIVNNEGVLKIRMQIGKIFSGYKTFVDLYYSNDILVIDVNEDARIVTEGIIKQDILELKAQEGGEVIVNAEVEQMLIKSVSGGIIITKGNSNLQDVQINTGGIYEGKNFTTNFSTINVNAGSRAEINAKDYVKATVKAGGEVLIYGNPKKLEEKTVFGGTIKRM encoded by the coding sequence ATGAAACAAGTTGTAGTTTTTATGTTTCTCTTAAATTGTGTTTTGGCTATTAGCCAGGATAATAAGATTACTCAAAATTTAGATTCCTTCAAAGAATTAAAAGGTTTTGATGGGTTATCTATTAACTTAATTAAGTCTACAGAGAATAAAGCAATTATTTCAGGTGAAAATACAGGTAAAGTAGCTATTGTAAATAATGAAGGTGTTCTGAAAATACGAATGCAAATTGGAAAAATATTTAGTGGATATAAAACTTTTGTTGACCTCTATTATAGTAATGATATTTTAGTAATTGATGTTAACGAAGATGCTCGAATAGTTACTGAAGGTATTATAAAACAAGATATTTTAGAATTGAAAGCCCAAGAAGGTGGTGAAGTAATTGTAAATGCCGAAGTTGAACAAATGTTGATAAAGTCGGTATCTGGTGGTATTATTATTACAAAAGGTAATTCTAATCTCCAAGATGTTCAAATAAATACAGGAGGTATTTATGAAGGTAAAAATTTTACAACTAACTTTTCAACTATTAACGTCAATGCTGGCTCTAGAGCAGAAATTAACGCAAAAGATTATGTAAAAGCTACTGTAAAGGCTGGAGGAGAAGTTTTAATATATGGAAACCCAAAGAAGTTGGAAGAAAAAACAGTATTTGGTGGTACAATAAAAAGAATGTAA
- a CDS encoding RpiB/LacA/LacB family sugar-phosphate isomerase encodes MKIAIGNDHAGTEYKLAILGLLKSKQIEVINYGTDGTDSVDYPDFAHPVAQDVEKGIVDFGILICGSGNGACMTANKQQNVRAALCWTKEITQLAREHNDANIISLPARYIALPQALEMISTFINTPFSGGRHERRIEKIPLQ; translated from the coding sequence ATGAAAATAGCTATTGGTAATGACCATGCGGGTACTGAGTATAAGCTAGCTATACTTGGTTTATTAAAATCAAAACAAATTGAAGTTATAAACTATGGTACCGATGGTACGGATAGTGTTGATTATCCAGATTTTGCTCATCCTGTTGCTCAAGATGTTGAAAAAGGAATCGTAGATTTTGGAATTTTAATTTGTGGTAGTGGTAATGGAGCTTGTATGACTGCTAATAAACAACAAAATGTTAGAGCTGCTTTATGTTGGACCAAAGAAATAACCCAATTAGCAAGAGAGCATAACGACGCTAACATTATTAGTTTACCTGCTAGATACATAGCATTGCCGCAAGCACTGGAAATGATTTCAACGTTTATAAACACGCCTTTTTCTGGTGGTAGACATGAACGTAGAATAGAAAAAATACCACTTCAATAA
- the dcm gene encoding DNA (cytosine-5-)-methyltransferase, which produces MKKLKVIELFAGVGGFRLALEDTNAYSVVYSNQWEPSTKTQHASLVYEARFGKQNHSNKDISEVVTKDIPDADMLVGGFPCQDYSVATTLQNSKGLIGKKGVLWWTIHRILSEKKNAPKYLFLENVDRLLKSPSNQRGRDFAIMLKSLDDLGYAVEWRVINAADYGMPQRRRRIFFLGYHKSTALYKQFKKNTPKEWIFESGTITSAFPISSTSSLITSFTIDEDLVSLSENFNVGAKLSPFQNTGVFIDGKVYTTKTTPNFDGKRTVLEDILEKGNIAEEYYIKENAYEKWEYLKGAKKETRTAKTGYSYSYSEGRMIFPDALDNASRTIITGEGGKSPSRFKHVIQTKKGLRRLTPIELERLNMFPDNHTFLEGISNTKRAFFMGNALVVGVVQKIGQILAKKISES; this is translated from the coding sequence ATGAAGAAACTTAAGGTCATAGAACTTTTTGCAGGTGTTGGCGGATTTCGTTTAGCCCTTGAAGATACTAATGCGTATTCTGTAGTTTATAGTAATCAGTGGGAACCTAGTACAAAAACACAGCATGCTTCTTTAGTTTACGAAGCTAGGTTTGGAAAGCAAAACCATAGTAATAAAGATATTTCCGAAGTGGTTACCAAAGATATTCCTGATGCAGATATGTTAGTCGGTGGCTTTCCTTGCCAAGATTATTCTGTGGCAACAACATTACAAAACTCCAAAGGTTTAATTGGTAAAAAAGGAGTTTTATGGTGGACAATTCATAGAATATTATCAGAGAAAAAAAATGCTCCTAAATATTTATTTCTAGAAAATGTAGACCGGTTGCTTAAATCTCCGTCAAACCAAAGAGGAAGAGATTTCGCAATTATGCTTAAAAGCCTTGATGATTTAGGGTATGCTGTAGAATGGAGGGTAATTAATGCTGCTGATTATGGTATGCCTCAACGGCGGCGACGAATTTTCTTTTTAGGATATCATAAATCTACGGCGCTTTACAAACAGTTTAAAAAGAACACGCCAAAAGAATGGATTTTTGAATCTGGTACAATAACATCTGCATTTCCAATTTCCAGTACTTCTTCTCTGATAACATCTTTTACTATTGATGAGGATTTAGTTTCATTATCAGAAAATTTTAATGTTGGTGCTAAATTATCTCCATTCCAAAATACAGGTGTTTTTATAGATGGAAAAGTATATACTACTAAAACCACTCCTAATTTTGATGGAAAAAGAACCGTTTTAGAAGATATATTAGAAAAAGGTAATATAGCTGAAGAATATTATATTAAAGAAAATGCATATGAAAAATGGGAATATTTAAAAGGAGCAAAAAAAGAAACACGAACTGCCAAAACTGGTTATTCGTATAGTTACAGCGAAGGAAGAATGATTTTTCCGGATGCCCTAGACAATGCATCAAGAACCATTATAACTGGGGAAGGTGGTAAAAGTCCGTCACGTTTTAAGCACGTTATTCAAACTAAAAAGGGATTACGACGATTAACTCCAATAGAACTAGAACGTTTAAACATGTTCCCCGATAACCATACCTTTTTAGAAGGTATTTCAAATACCAAAAGAGCTTTTTTTATGGGTAATGCATTAGTCGTTGGGGTTGTTCAAAAAATAGGTCAGATTTTAGCCAAGAAAATAAGTGAATCATGA
- a CDS encoding LysE family translocator, whose translation MLEDIQAAIPLGFFLSFMVGPVFFVLLETSAIKGFRAAITFDIGVLLADILFILVAYFSSFQLLENLSNQPGLYVFGGVILLIYGLVTFFKVGIKEIPLGSKRIKKSDFLGLFVKGFLLNFINIGVLVFWLGIIIIIGPSLDNDPNRFVTFFATVLLSYFITDIFKILLAKQLKKKLTAKRIFMVKKVIGIILLICGLVLIVKGFLPKNQFNIENGLEKLEHTIIE comes from the coding sequence ATGTTAGAAGATATACAAGCAGCAATCCCTTTAGGCTTTTTTTTAAGCTTTATGGTTGGTCCTGTCTTTTTTGTTCTTTTAGAAACAAGTGCAATCAAAGGATTTAGGGCAGCTATAACTTTTGATATTGGAGTTTTATTGGCAGATATTCTTTTTATTCTTGTGGCGTATTTTAGTAGTTTTCAACTGCTTGAAAATTTAAGTAACCAACCAGGACTTTATGTTTTTGGAGGGGTTATTTTATTGATTTATGGATTAGTTACTTTTTTTAAAGTAGGTATTAAAGAAATTCCTTTGGGATCTAAAAGGATAAAGAAATCGGATTTTTTAGGTCTTTTTGTTAAAGGTTTCCTTTTAAATTTTATCAACATAGGAGTTTTAGTTTTTTGGCTTGGTATTATAATAATTATTGGACCAAGCCTTGATAATGATCCAAATAGGTTTGTCACCTTCTTTGCTACCGTATTACTCTCCTATTTTATAACAGATATTTTTAAAATTTTATTAGCTAAACAGTTGAAGAAAAAATTAACTGCTAAAAGAATTTTTATGGTAAAGAAGGTAATTGGTATTATACTTTTAATATGTGGTTTAGTGCTTATAGTTAAAGGTTTTTTACCTAAAAATCAATTTAATATAGAAAACGGTCTGGAAAAATTGGAACATACTATTATAGAATAG
- a CDS encoding outer membrane protein assembly factor BamB family protein, producing MKIITNLIRILVLSLIILSACTEKSSKGDDKAYTTWSSYLGDSGRSHFTTLEQITPNNVSQLHVAWRYESADWGQMQMNPLVVDSIVYGVTAALRVVALHAETGKELWQFGDSVQVWHSTSRGVSYWEKDDDKRILCTRGANLYALDALTGKPVPSFGVEGKIDMRSGMPDSAKEKFVISNTPGTVFKDLIVMPLRISEGSDAAPGDVMAFNVITGKLEWIFHTIPHPGELGYETWEDPNAYKNPTIGAANNWAGMALDEEAEIIYIPTGSAAPDFYGGDRLGSNLFANSLVALNVNNGEYLWHFQFTHHDIWDRDLPAPPNLLTVKHNGQKIKAVAQITKQGFVYLFNRLTGEPLFEIEEVPVPPSKLVGENAWPTQPIPNKPKPFARQSNELTKNDISPYADNKEELIRIFESAEKEVYSPPNLTPTLLLPGYDGAAEWGGAGVDPDDGILYVNSNEMAWNLQMNIKKTPIEELTIGSTIYSNKCATCHQPYRTGVSSSGFPSLIDIQLKKSKNEIVSIITNGKGMMTGFPTLSATEKEALVQFLFNEEETNTNDKMEIASSENLYVYQHSGYNKFLDSNGLPGISPPWGTLNAIDLNTGDFLWSIPFGETLELKEKGFPTTGTENYGGPIITKNGLILIAATKDGYLRAFDKKTGTLLWEYELPAASFATPATYEYNGKQYIVLACGGEKLGTKKGNQIIAFSLPNP from the coding sequence ATGAAGATCATCACCAATTTGATTAGAATATTGGTACTTTCACTTATAATATTAAGTGCCTGCACAGAAAAATCTTCAAAAGGGGACGATAAAGCCTATACTACTTGGTCATCATATCTAGGAGATTCGGGAAGAAGTCATTTTACCACACTCGAACAAATAACACCAAATAACGTTTCTCAATTACATGTTGCTTGGCGTTACGAATCAGCAGATTGGGGACAAATGCAAATGAATCCTTTGGTAGTTGATAGTATCGTCTATGGTGTTACCGCAGCTTTAAGAGTAGTCGCTCTCCATGCCGAAACAGGAAAAGAGTTGTGGCAGTTTGGAGATTCTGTTCAAGTATGGCACTCTACAAGTAGAGGTGTCTCTTATTGGGAGAAAGATGATGATAAACGAATACTATGCACACGTGGTGCTAATCTATATGCCTTAGATGCACTTACTGGAAAGCCAGTGCCTTCTTTTGGTGTTGAAGGTAAAATTGATATGCGTTCTGGTATGCCTGATTCCGCCAAAGAAAAATTTGTTATCTCAAATACCCCAGGAACAGTATTTAAAGACCTTATAGTAATGCCTTTGCGTATATCTGAAGGTTCAGACGCTGCTCCTGGAGATGTCATGGCTTTTAATGTAATTACAGGAAAGTTAGAATGGATTTTTCATACTATTCCACACCCAGGTGAATTAGGTTATGAAACATGGGAAGACCCTAATGCCTATAAAAATCCAACTATTGGTGCAGCTAATAATTGGGCCGGAATGGCCTTAGATGAAGAAGCAGAAATTATTTATATTCCTACTGGGTCTGCAGCCCCAGATTTTTACGGTGGAGACCGTTTAGGGAGTAATTTATTTGCTAATTCTTTAGTTGCCTTAAATGTAAATAACGGAGAATATCTATGGCATTTTCAATTTACACATCATGATATTTGGGACCGTGATCTTCCTGCCCCACCTAATCTATTAACAGTAAAACATAATGGGCAAAAAATAAAGGCGGTAGCACAAATTACCAAACAAGGGTTTGTTTATTTATTTAACAGATTAACTGGAGAGCCTTTATTTGAAATTGAAGAAGTACCTGTGCCTCCTTCAAAATTAGTAGGTGAAAATGCTTGGCCAACACAGCCCATACCAAACAAACCTAAACCATTTGCACGGCAATCTAATGAACTAACTAAAAACGATATTAGTCCTTATGCCGACAATAAAGAAGAGCTTATAAGAATTTTTGAATCTGCAGAAAAAGAAGTTTATAGTCCACCAAACCTGACTCCTACTTTGTTGTTGCCGGGTTATGATGGGGCAGCTGAATGGGGTGGCGCCGGTGTTGATCCCGACGATGGAATTTTATATGTAAACTCGAATGAAATGGCCTGGAACCTTCAAATGAATATAAAGAAAACTCCAATAGAAGAACTTACCATTGGTTCAACTATTTATTCTAATAAATGTGCAACATGCCATCAACCATATAGAACTGGGGTATCATCTAGCGGTTTTCCCTCTTTAATAGATATACAACTTAAAAAAAGTAAAAATGAAATTGTTTCTATCATTACAAATGGTAAAGGAATGATGACTGGATTTCCAACTTTATCAGCTACTGAAAAAGAGGCTTTAGTTCAGTTTTTGTTTAATGAAGAGGAAACCAATACTAATGATAAAATGGAGATTGCATCAAGTGAAAATTTGTATGTTTATCAGCATAGTGGTTATAATAAATTCTTAGATAGTAATGGCTTACCCGGTATATCGCCACCATGGGGAACATTGAATGCAATTGATTTAAACACTGGTGATTTTTTATGGTCAATACCTTTTGGTGAAACTTTGGAACTTAAAGAAAAAGGGTTCCCAACTACAGGTACCGAAAATTATGGTGGGCCAATTATTACAAAAAACGGACTTATACTCATCGCTGCTACCAAAGATGGTTATTTGAGGGCATTTGATAAAAAAACAGGTACTCTTCTTTGGGAATATGAATTGCCTGCAGCTTCATTTGCAACGCCCGCTACTTATGAATATAATGGTAAACAATATATTGTTCTTGCTTGCGGTGGTGAAAAGCTAGGAACTAAAAAAGGAAATCAAATCATTGCATTTTCTTTACCTAACCCTTAA
- a CDS encoding OmpH family outer membrane protein: protein MKNLIVILAIALLASCQQEKIGFVDNVKLMDEYQQKIDVEAKFKVQADALAKTRDSISQAFQIEAQAFQAKAQSMPQTKAQEEYAAMQQKGQIIGQQLQQQDQQLQLAGQTEMDSIVSKVKKEIKAYGKKNGYSYILGGGDGGSVLYGKDANDLTNEIVKLLNDNYKK from the coding sequence ATGAAAAACCTTATAGTAATTTTAGCCATTGCATTATTAGCATCTTGTCAACAAGAAAAAATTGGATTCGTGGATAACGTAAAGTTGATGGATGAATACCAACAAAAAATTGATGTTGAAGCAAAATTTAAAGTACAAGCAGACGCATTAGCAAAAACAAGAGATAGTATTTCTCAAGCATTCCAAATAGAAGCACAAGCTTTTCAAGCAAAAGCTCAATCTATGCCTCAAACAAAAGCTCAAGAAGAATATGCAGCAATGCAACAAAAAGGACAAATTATTGGTCAACAGCTTCAGCAACAAGATCAACAACTTCAACTTGCAGGACAAACAGAAATGGATAGTATAGTTTCTAAGGTAAAAAAAGAAATTAAAGCTTACGGAAAGAAAAATGGATATTCTTACATTTTAGGTGGTGGAGATGGTGGAAGTGTTCTTTACGGGAAAGATGCAAACGATTTAACCAATGAAATAGTAAAATTACTAAACGATAATTATAAAAAATAG
- a CDS encoding GNAT family N-acetyltransferase — protein sequence MLDIKVKEFGEITTLELYEVLQLRTEIFVVEQDCVYQDLDGKDDKAIHVIGYNNNKIVAYTRIFKPGYYFNESSIGRVAVHKEYRNYGYGKDIMQASINAVKEKFNEDDIKISAQVYLTKFYTELGFRTIGEGYLEDGIPHIAMIKN from the coding sequence ATGTTAGATATTAAAGTAAAAGAATTTGGTGAAATAACAACATTAGAACTTTATGAAGTACTTCAACTTAGAACTGAAATTTTTGTTGTTGAACAAGATTGTGTTTATCAAGATTTAGATGGGAAAGATGATAAAGCAATTCATGTAATAGGTTATAATAATAATAAGATTGTTGCTTATACTAGAATATTTAAACCTGGTTATTATTTTAACGAGTCTAGTATTGGTAGGGTTGCCGTACATAAAGAATATAGAAATTATGGTTATGGGAAGGATATCATGCAAGCATCCATTAACGCTGTAAAAGAAAAATTTAATGAAGATGATATTAAAATATCAGCTCAGGTTTATTTAACTAAATTTTATACGGAATTAGGCTTTAGAACAATAGGTGAAGGCTATTTAGAAGATGGAATTCCACATATTGCAATGATTAAAAATTAA